The DNA region attcgcttctactcaactcatttctcgttacctgaaaaatagttgtaagggtgagttcctcaatcgatataataagcattataaaatatcatgtcatgttaagtaaattaacacatttcatcaccctaatcataacacacacTCGGCAACGGCAACATCACTCAtattcatactcatactcatatCAACgcaatcaccaaaacaacacgcATCCTATTGGAATACAtcattcatattatacgccatacatacatacattatgcaatgagactccacacatgcggtaccgactattcgtgaacatatagttcacctcaccgatcaaacccagatacggctaccaagtccactagtcccactcaattgagacctagtgactcactcactaattcctcaccacgggaattagctaccaccgactcactaattcctcaccacgggaattagctaccaccaactcactaactcctcaccacgggaattagctaccaccaagGACTACAATATGCCTGCTAActcacctagcaatgcaaaatcatcaacaataatccacaatggacttatgctcacactctaagccataaaacagtccattcacaacacatgcataagatatacactcatagcattatgcataccatcaaacatcatcaacacattcatcaaaacatcatatcatgtcaattaatcaatcacagtattagcacactctactaatacctacactgctcaaaacagcgggaatttatccctattacatcatatgccaacataggccaaccctcaaataggcacacaacatttaaaacacaaattttccactctgcaacagtgttaaccggttaacgccctgggttaaccggttaacgcaggcaaaacacgcctactgcccaaaacttaacagtgttaaccggttaacgccctgggttaaccggttaacgcaggcaaaacaacactaattctcaattcgtaacagtgttaaccggttaacaccctgggttaaccggttaacgcagacaaaacagcagttcctgcgctaacacaaagcagaatgcagaattctccgcattttccgccgttagaggacttccggacctccgattccaattccgtaaaaagctatacgtccagtaaattacgacacacaccattatcgattcaattacagtttttaacacagtttatccaacatcattttcagcattcacaatcccaattagggtcaattcaacggcttatcactacccattacatattatcccataatacccattaatcgacgataaaccccccttacctgagttaatccgacgaatctcaagctccaagctcttctcttctccaaccttcttcctcttgctctgcctctttgcccttttcctctttcacaaTCGCTCCTCTGCTTTTCACGTAAcaaaacctttttaccaaatggaactctttttccttatttcacacttatatattttccactttatattattatcccaaaAACAATAATTcaataataattccaattatttaattaaattaataaatatattattaactcaatttaaataattattttattattatcggggtgttacacaaggctgattgaacttcttcaaaggtcagaGAATATTTTCCATACAAGAGATTTTCTTTGAATTGAGCATGAGACTTAGGTAAAGAACACACCAATAACAACGCTTGATCTTCATCGTCGATACTAACCTTTACATTCTCCAAGTCAAGAATCAACTTGTTAAACGTATACAACTACTTATCCAAgactttgtcttcactcatcttgaatgagTATAAAGCTTGCTTCATGTACAAACAATTTACAAGGGAATTTTTCATATACAATCATTCGAGTTTGCTCCATACACATGTTTTTGTCTTCTCCTTTGAGATCTGTCggagaaccttatcaccaaggctcaatatAGTGACATTGTGGGCTTTTCGATCATCAATGTCTTCTCCTTCTATGTTAGGTCAACATCCATCTTCTCTGATCCTTTCAACGCTTCTAACAAACCATGTTGAACTAGTATGGCTTGCATATTCAAGCGCCACAAACCAAAATCATTCACACTAGTAAGTTTTTCAATCTCATATTCCGTCAACGACATCTTGTCCATGCTCACCACACTAATTTTTTGTGAAAAATGTCGCACCAGTAACAGATAAAACTATGAGAAAGATTGATTTTCTTGAACAAATACAAGAAACACTTTCTAGGTTTACGAAAGAGGGATAAGAGGGGCGAAGAAGAACAAGTATTAATTAAACTCATTTTTATATTCACTTTTCCAATTAAGAAAAAATGTTACAAGTGAATAACAACAACCAGCGATTAACCCTCTCTCAATAATCTGAGAGAGCAACCTGTTTATAGACTACAAACTAACTTAAACATTAAATTAACTTAAGCACTAAGCTAACTGAACCAACAAGATAAATTAAACAACTACATACTAGCACAAGCTTCGACTATAACATGCAAATCTTCGACTACTACATGCTTGAACAgacttcgactacaacatgcaCAACTCTTGTCGAAACATGAAGCTATCCTGGTCGAGACTGAAGTTCGATCCGAAATACCACATACCCTTAATTTACTAGAGTGTATACCATAATAGTTTGAAATTGTGTAGACTGTTCCAGGGGATCTCGTAATATTTGTGCCTCATACCATGCCTCATGTCGGTGTTAATCTCGCATATGAAGGTAATAAGAGAATTTGGTTTCAAAGGAGATACAAATTTTGTATATGAAATAAGGTTTGCAAACACCACATATTGTCAACTCAATTAAAAATGTTTTATATGAACTTGCTACAAGTTGATCCATTTTGCCTTTGGCGAAATGACACAAATTATACTAAGAATCAAAGCATTGTGAATAATTTTCACTCGTTCATTAGACCCACAGAGCTGCACATAATAATTCTTATGAATAATTGACTATTTAATAAGGGTATGGAATACATTTATCCAATTCTCTTCACCCTACCAATTAAAGTTGAAATAGAACATAATCCTCAGATACCGTCACCAAAGACACCAACAATTTGGTCAATTTGTTTGTGCATAAAAGTAGGCACATTTTGGGTATAATGAAAAGGTGATGGTTGGTTAATGCATGCACCATTGCTAAAATATTTCTTGTACTATGATGGAAATTGTGAAAACGGAGTATCCAAATGAAGAAAAATGATGGAGACCTCTTTGTTTAACCATCATTAGAAGATTATTTGAAATTCTTCGAAGCACATATAATTTTTACCAATTTTGTATATGGTGTTATCTTAGTGGTTTCTAGATAGGCTATCGGGTGCATACACTTTTGATGTGCAACTTCATATTACAATCTCTCTTTCTTAAATTGTTCATGAATCACCTCTCACTTTTCCATAAAAGATACGTCTGATTACAATATTtaacaacatcatcatcaaaccaAAACCTTTTACAAAGAGGGTGTACCTCATCCATACATGTAGGTATGTTAAGAACGAGCTTGTTGGAAATAATACACACACATGTAAGGTTGTATGTTATTCTAATTTTACAAATATGCTTTGAGTTATCCATACCAACtttataataaataaaattcaatcTCGCTTGAGAAATATTACAAATCAACTTAGAGTACAAAATCTTTTTTAACTTATGCTTTAATGCAATGATGTTGTTTCTAAAGGAGGTATGCATCTCACAATGATGCAATAAGATCGTGTGTGGTTAATTTCTTATAAACCCTTTCAAATCACCATTATTGTTTAACAAATATTGTTTCAACCTACCAAGAGCATATTCAAGCTTATTTGTGGTGATGTTGCTAAAGTGTCTAACTCGATAAGTCGAAGCGTTGACTATTTTTTTCCTTCACCAAATCTAATATTGTAGTTTCAACAtgttttaaattttttgaaaatttcacGCACACACTTCTTTACTATGCGTCATAACCCGTATAAGGCTCTTCCGTAAAAGAATTCATTAGAGTTTTCCAATCTATCATTATGGAATCCCATTATTTTTTTAGGTTTGACATTTTTTTTCAACTCCTATCTTGAGCCTTGAAATTTTTAACTCTTAGAAATAATTTATATCTAACTCTCGCATTTTTTATTTTGTGATATCTACACAGAAAAGCAGTTGAAGTAGGAAAATTTTTGCAACAAAATTTATCACTATAGTATAACGATAGGTGACGACAATGACCTATGGCATATGATCTATGCCCTTCAACAAATTACAACATATATCTATAGTCAAATAACATTAGCCTTATCTTTACATTCTATAAAAGTAAATAAAATTGAGTATTTTATATTTGTAGAAGTAACATTTACGAATTTAAACAATCATAGTTTGTGTTTTTTATCTTAAACCTTGAATTCATTAGCAATATAGTGGAAAAAACGTTAAACAATTTGATGGATTTTGAGAAATGAATAAGGTGGTTTGAAAATTTCTATTGAAAAATTATCTCTTTTTTATGTAGGTAATAATTAGTTTAGGTGTACTCAATTTAAGTTTAAAAGAACATGAAAACTTTAATAATTTTTTGTTCTGTTTATGTATTCGTAAGTAAATAGTAAATTTAGTTTTACTCATGAACATAAAAACCTTTAGTAACTTTTAATTGTAAAGTGCTAAAAAACAGTTTGTTTTCTCTTACATCTATCTATAAATTAAAGAACATATTCAAAGAAGAAAAGGTAAACAAAAAACTTGGCCGCTCTttcaataaaaaaataaatttggTAAAGAATAATGtaattttctattttaattaCAACAGTATATTTTTTATACTTTTTATTTTAGAATAGTCTTCTTCATTATTTATAGTCTTCATAATTTTTCTTAGAatagtcttcttcataatttTTCTTGGAATAGCCTTTTTTAATTGAATCtttatttatttacttgttataaagaaattaaaagaaattaaaaaaaattaaaagaaattgAAATAGGCCGGTCATCGTTGACTTTAAAAATATATATTCtaagaaattaaaagaaaaataggccggtcatttatttattttttaccAATAAAAACAAAGACTTGGCCGGTCAAAAATATACACTTAGTTTCAATCATTTAAATTTTAGAAAAATGGAAAAAGAAATTTGCATGTTGACCAAATGGCATGTTGGAAAATTAGCCATCATTATATTAAAATAGATTTTTTTTCCCAACCAATTGATTATGTAAGAGCTCAAAACCTCAAATTCAGCTTTAATCATCATTTAAAGAAAATAactactccctccgttcctttttaaggGTCACTTTTGGACTTTTTACATATACCAGGGAAGCTAATTattattgttactttttaaacaataattcttcttttacctataatacccttaattatttattatattcattttactttttctctctctgcaatcattatctaggggtaattttgataaaattgcaattaatactaccttgaactttaccagtgacaattaaaaagaaacaaatttttttgcaagaaagtgacacttataaaggaacggagggagtatttATATAATAGTATTAAATAGATATTTGTTTGAATTGGTTGAACAACCGTTGGCATTATTATTATATACGGTCCCAATTGTCCCTACGGCCTTTAAAACGTTTCTTGTTTCCATCTTCCTTCTCAAtcagtttcttctctttctctctgTTTTCATTTTCTAAGAAACAAGAAGAAAATGGCTACACTGATTCTACCTCCCATTCCTCCTTCTCCTAGAGATGATGCTATGCAACTTTACCGTGCTTTCAAAGGTTTCTTTCTCTCCAAATTTACTCGTTTTGTAGCATGCATGATTAAATTTTGGTTCTGTGATTGATTTTGAATGTGGCAAAAGTTAGTTGAACACAAATTATACGGTGAAAATCAATTCTGAAGGTAAAAGCCCCAAATTTAAGTGTGTAATTTGGTTATGCTGTATGGATTCTGTCAAATGAGTGTCAAATCAATTCTAGAATTAAGACCTATAATTTCCAACTTAAAGTTATAATCAATTATGCCTGTGTTTGGTTCTGCGGAAGAAAATTGATTTTTAGTGAATTGATATTCCATGAAACCTTTATTTCATTCTGATTTTATGGTTTCACAGGATTTGGGTGTGACACAACTGCTGTCATCAATATTCTTGCTCATCGAGACGCCGCGCAGCGTGCCTACCTTCAACACGAATACAAAGCAACCTATTCTGAGGAGCTTTCGAAACGCTTAGTTTCAGAGCTAAGTGGAAAGTTAGAGGTACTAAATTAGTGCTGTAGGAACGTTGAATGGAGAGATCTAACAGTTAATCATGTTTTCAATAATTAAGTCCTCGCGTGCTCTCAATGCCTATAATATTTTGGTTTTTCAGACTGCAGTTCTGCTTTGGTTGCATGACCCTGCCGGGCGTGATGCGGAAATCATTAGGCAGTCTCTAATTGTTGACAGAAGCCTTGTAGCTGCTACGGAAGTAATATGTTCGCGCACTCCGTCCCAGCTACAACATTTAAAACAGCTCTACCATTCAAAGTTTGGTGTTTATCTCGAGCATGAAATCAAAGCAAACACTTCTGGGGATCTTCAAAAGGTGAGGTTTCGATATGTAAACACCTATTATACTTTACTGAGCATGAAGCTGCAAAAACTGAAAACTAATTGTGTTATGCAAAAATCTTGTTAAGATCTTGCTTAAATATATAAGCACCCCTCGCCACGAAGGCCCCGAGGTTAACAGAGAAGTTGCTCAGAAGGATGCAAAGGTCCTCTTCAAAGCAGGCGAGAAGAAACTAGGAACGGACGAAAAGACTTTTGTTCAAATATTCAGTGAACGAAGCAGCGCGCATTTGGCTGCTGTCAGTTCTTATTATCATGACATGTATGGTCACTCATTGAAGAAGGTATCTTAACCTCATTAATCTTATCATCATTTCAACTTCATTTATCTATTGAGGTATTAATTTTAAGCTGAAATCATATCAGGCCGTAAAGAATGAAGCATCCGGGAATTTCGGTCTTGCACTTTTGACAATAACTGAATGTGCTAATAATCCAGCAAAGTATTTTGCAAAGGTATTCCTCAGCACTTCAACTTTAGGAACATAGGATGCTATTATATAGTAAAAAAATGTGAGGAACTAAAATATTCTATGCATGTTCAATTGTATGCATAAGTCCTTATACCAAAAGTTGTTTATCTTAACGAGAGTCGTCTCAAACTTTTGAGAGGCTCTTTGTAAGAAGCTGAAGCTAGTTTCGGTTGAGTTGTGGATTTTTTAAGAGGTCTTATTTAACTGTGGAATATATGTATGGAGACCCTTTTTACCATAGCTTGATCATAAAAAATTGTGAAGCCCTGTGCTGTAGGCCGTCTTCCACACTCTCAAAGACGGCGCTGAACATGGCCAAATTCTATTTCATTTGCATAATTATCTACCAATGATTAAAAATTCCTATACACAAAATCTGTATATTCATACTTTTGTCACCATGCAGGTGTTGTATAAGGCAATGAAAGGTATGGGGACTAACGATGACACACTGATAAGGGTAATTGTATCAAGGACTGAGATTGATATGCAATATATCAAAGCTGAATATTCAAAGAAGTACAAGAAGACACTAAATGATGCAGTACATTCGGAAACATCGGGCAACTATAGAGCTTTTCTTCTCGCACTTTTGGGTCCCAATCATTAGTCAATTGATTTTCAATTATGTTTTATTTTGGATATTTTCAAGCTTTGATGTTTAAATGTTTTGAAATTTGGCTGTTTTTGTGCTTTGTAAGGCATTTTAAGCATTATCATGAAGACCCTTAAATCTGCTTGATTTGAAGTTGCTGATATGGCTGATTTGTTGTCCATTTGCATATGATTGAGATCACTCAATACCTTTTTAAATCATAATAGCTTGATTTCAAGTAGCTGTTATAGCCATATCCTCAGCTTTTACAACTACATCTTGATAATAGCTGATATGAGTGAAGGATCTTTTCATGATTGAATTCAAAGTTTCAAGAATTAATTTAGAAACACAAATCAAGAACAAAGGAGGAAATTTAAAACTTACAAAAGTGGATTGGATCAAAAGATGAATGTGAAGATAAATGATTGCACTTTTAAGAGGAAGATAAAAATCAAGAAGGTAATTGCCATAAGTGAATTGGAAAATTATTTGATAAGATGCACACTTAGTTCAATAGCCCTCGAGGGAATTTTACACATAAGTATGAAAACGTGTAAATCTATTAACATTCAAAACTAGTTATTATATGTGTGAAAACTTAATCTTAAAAACATCCCTATAATACTAAAACTAGTTCTGATAGAGAGTTAATTTAGTAATTATCAATTATATATTTTAATTGGATTTTAATTTATTAgtttatattattttttatttatattttagaAGTTTTTTTTTTAGGTATTATGATTGTGTCACTTGGATGACTAAGATATATTAGAATAGTATTTAAGTTTAATATTCATTTTAAATCAACATCGattcttttattttattattttgtttttattatcTTATTATTTTTCATAATATTAGAGTTTTTCATAGTTTTATTTCTAATAAATTGGTGCTCTCATTCATACATTCAATCTCTATTATCCTTATCATACAAACATTATTGTTATCATTATTTTAAATTGCGATTGTGGGTGTTATGattgttggaaatcccccaaaatctatggagaatttcaatcaattttgatgaacaagattgttattacccacacaatagcaatgaaaagagaataacaatggagaaagaaagagtctaaagaacgatgaaggagaagaagaattaaaattctgtagagtttctctctgtccacaaaatgtggaaaacttcttattcactttgcaactgcaaaatactgtgaatacaatgttatgaatgttCTATTCACgtcattacaagaataagggttactccatatatttatagatttaggttaacttggacctcaagtcaaagcccaaaactataaaagtccaaaatagctaacactactaaaataggcctaagtcgaaatcctgtgtgaagcaacatgtttcgacacttcgacactaacacaactcaacacactatgtggttcgacacttccttgctctgtcgagcaacctgcttcgacacaaggaattacaattcaacacaccacctaattcattgtgtcaaagctatctacattcattatagctcttagtcttctgaacacttcgacctgcactcccttcgtcatgatgtctgcaatctgattctcagttctgcagtgttccacattcatcttcccattTGTTATCTGCTCTCtaagataatggaacctcatttctatgtgcttgcttcgaccatgtgctattGAATTCTTCGCCATATTGATATTTGACATGATGTCAATCctcatggtaattgctccatgactcttcgttgttatctcttcgaccagattcaccatccacgttgcttgacatgcacaaagagaagcaacaatgtattctgcttcgcatgacgataatgccactactggctcctttctcgaactccaagcaactgaTGCACCACCTAGCATTAACACATAACCAgttgtggattttcgatcctcaacatcactacaccaacttgagtcagtgtatcccactaatttgcattttTTTCCTTCATCAGCTATAGGAAAAAAAAAcccatagtcgagagttcctttcagataccttagtatcctcttcgtcgctgctagatatgatacctttgacttctgcatgaacctactcaccatacctacattgtatattaagtcaggccttgtgtgacaaaggtatcgaagtgactCAATAAGTCTTCTGTATTGGattgggtcgacatcatctttATTTGAATCTTTCGACAATTGTAATCTGGGCACAGTCGaagtcgaagttgggttgcaatcttgcatctcaaatctcttgagaatttcgcctgcataccttctttgatgcatcatcaaacctctaccactcttgtagaattcaaTGCCAATAAAgtatgaaatgtcacccagatttgacatttcaaattccttgttgagatcacctttgaagtcttcgatctcaTTCTTACAGTTATTTGTTATCAACAAGTCGTagacatagagacatagtataagcaattcactcttgcttcttcttacatatactccatgttcacttgtgcacttcacaaattccttctcccttagaaagccatttatcttcttgttccaagctcttggagcttgtttaagtccacACAAGGCTTTATGCAGCCTATACACATTTCTTTCTTCGTCATATTTCACAAATCCAgttggttgtgcaacataaacttcttcttcaaaggcgccattaaggaatgcatatttcacatccatctgacacatctgccagttattcatgtttgttagaccaacaaccaacctgattattccgatcctagcaacaggtgcaaaaacctcatcgaagttgattccttctttttgaagaaatcctttcgccacaagtctcgccttgtgtcgagtcacttaTCCTTTGGGGTTCAATTTCActttgtatacccacttcacattgattgcATTCTTGTCTTagggaaattcgacaagtgaccaagtgttgttgacttctATTGACTTCAGCTTTTCGTCAattgctttcatccactttgaatctttcaatgcctcggctgcattgacaggttcgacatctgcgtagaaagcataatgtaccagtTCACCTTCTTCATTaaccacatcatctgatgtaatcacacattcttgtAATCTTGCAAGAATGTGTCTTGTTCTCTGAGGTCTGCTTATgcttgcttcacctctgacttcttcctgtcgaacttctatttcgacttcactagttggttcatcataaaagattctcattgaatctttcttgacattctcagcccaatcccactccttaagctcatatatgatcatgtccctgctgatcactacttgcttattcattgggtcgaataacttgtatcctttagtcgaatgatatcctataaggatcatctgactcgacttgtcatcaagttttcttctcaactgatctggcacatgtctatgtgttatagatccaaacaccataagatgactcaagctaggcttgacaccagaccaacattcttaTGGTGTGATTCCTTatagcttcttcgtcggacatctgttcaggatatatgtcgcagtcgacacatCTTCTCCCtataattctttgggtagatgcttgcctttcaacatacttctaaccatattcataatggttctattcttcctcTCCGCGACTCCGTTCTactgtggagtgtagggtggcatcacctcatgcacaatcccttcatt from Lathyrus oleraceus cultivar Zhongwan6 chromosome 1, CAAS_Psat_ZW6_1.0, whole genome shotgun sequence includes:
- the LOC127100548 gene encoding annexin D5, with the translated sequence MATLILPPIPPSPRDDAMQLYRAFKGFGCDTTAVINILAHRDAAQRAYLQHEYKATYSEELSKRLVSELSGKLETAVLLWLHDPAGRDAEIIRQSLIVDRSLVAATEVICSRTPSQLQHLKQLYHSKFGVYLEHEIKANTSGDLQKILLKYISTPRHEGPEVNREVAQKDAKVLFKAGEKKLGTDEKTFVQIFSERSSAHLAAVSSYYHDMYGHSLKKAVKNEASGNFGLALLTITECANNPAKYFAKVLYKAMKGMGTNDDTLIRVIVSRTEIDMQYIKAEYSKKYKKTLNDAVHSETSGNYRAFLLALLGPNH